A DNA window from Candidatus Protochlamydia naegleriophila contains the following coding sequences:
- a CDS encoding SycD/LcrH family type III secretion system chaperone, protein MARKKALSGGQDKQSVLQRERFESIKQQLILYLLEQGIISRESLHLDEENAKKLYERAYQLYSAGKYREAKGLFAILLLLDSTDYNFIYGMATCCLMLKEYGEAARGYIQCGIVDAQNPMPYFYAADCYLHNNDWISACVALRIVIKRAQGKPEYVEITHRTQLTLDALAPSTNKSSKPGVARTS, encoded by the coding sequence ATGGCGAGGAAAAAAGCTCTTTCAGGCGGTCAAGATAAACAGTCCGTTTTACAGAGAGAACGATTTGAGTCGATAAAGCAGCAGCTCATTTTATATTTGCTGGAACAGGGCATTATTTCGAGAGAATCGCTCCATTTGGACGAAGAAAATGCGAAGAAGCTTTATGAGAGGGCCTATCAATTATATTCGGCGGGTAAGTATCGGGAAGCAAAGGGTTTGTTTGCCATTTTACTCTTACTCGATTCGACCGACTATAATTTTATTTATGGAATGGCAACTTGTTGTTTAATGCTTAAAGAATATGGTGAAGCAGCGCGCGGCTATATTCAGTGCGGCATTGTAGATGCGCAAAATCCAATGCCTTATTTTTACGCAGCTGACTGCTATTTACACAATAACGATTGGATTTCAGCCTGTGTCGCCTTGCGAATTGTCATCAAAAGAGCGCAGGGCAAGCCCGAGTACGTCGAAATAACCCATCGAACCCAACTCACCTTAGATGCTTTAGCGCCTTCAACAAACAAGTCATCCAAACCAGGAGTAGCGCGCACAAGTTGA
- a CDS encoding AMP nucleosidase codes for MNNITLQTEEERLLQEKIARDTLERYSGSPVDDFQPYVMLTNFSRYVHYFAESRDVPVIEGSTFKVAHSPKERVTILDFKIGSPAAALVVDLCAFLPIRAALLLGMCGGLRRHYTIGEYFVPIASIRGEGTSDFYFPSEVPSLANFLVQKIVTNVLDETQTPYHIGITHTTNKRFWEFDQDFRTRLKVTRPQAIEMECATLFMGGYSHKLPLGALLLISDLPLNHDGIKTKKSSENVFNTYTGEHVEKGIQVMHALDIALKHEAKGIFRGSRRRFESTITD; via the coding sequence ATGAATAATATCACACTGCAAACAGAAGAAGAACGCCTTTTGCAAGAGAAAATAGCCAGGGATACGTTGGAGCGCTATTCCGGTTCACCAGTTGATGATTTTCAACCCTATGTCATGCTGACAAATTTCTCAAGATATGTCCACTATTTTGCCGAAAGCCGCGACGTTCCTGTGATCGAGGGATCGACCTTCAAAGTGGCTCATTCTCCAAAAGAGCGCGTGACGATTTTAGATTTCAAAATCGGTTCTCCAGCCGCTGCCTTAGTCGTTGATTTATGCGCTTTTTTGCCAATTCGAGCGGCCCTTCTGCTGGGCATGTGCGGCGGTTTGCGCAGACATTACACAATTGGAGAATACTTTGTACCGATCGCCAGCATTCGAGGAGAGGGGACCTCTGACTTCTATTTTCCATCCGAAGTTCCGTCTTTGGCTAACTTTTTGGTGCAAAAAATTGTGACTAACGTTCTGGACGAAACGCAGACGCCTTATCATATTGGTATTACGCATACTACGAATAAGCGTTTTTGGGAATTTGACCAAGACTTCCGCACGCGCCTTAAAGTAACCCGTCCGCAGGCAATTGAAATGGAATGCGCCACATTATTTATGGGCGGATATAGCCATAAATTACCGCTTGGTGCACTGCTTTTGATTTCAGATCTTCCCTTGAATCACGATGGAATCAAAACGAAAAAAAGCTCTGAAAATGTTTTCAACACCTATACGGGTGAGCATGTCGAAAAGGGCATCCAAGTCATGCATGCTTTAGATATCGCTTTGAAGCATGAAGCTAAAGGGATTTTTAGAGGTAGCCGCCGCAGATTTGAAAGTACGATCACAGACTAG
- the efp gene encoding elongation factor P, protein MAQMSTSDIRGGVKLVVEGQPYTIISNEFVKPGKGQAFNRMRMKHLLTGRVIERTFKSGEKLDLADVAEEQMRMLYKESDGVIFMDEKTFEQIKIPLESIGETIQWLMDDHLYEVIFYNGNPVNVEPPTFMDMVITETSPGVRGDTASGRVMKPAILESGAKVQVPIFVDQGEKIKVDTRTGEYVSRVSE, encoded by the coding sequence ATGGCACAAATGAGCACTAGTGATATCAGAGGCGGCGTCAAACTCGTCGTTGAAGGTCAGCCTTATACAATTATCAGCAACGAGTTCGTTAAACCAGGTAAAGGGCAAGCCTTTAACCGCATGAGAATGAAACACTTATTAACTGGCCGTGTGATTGAACGCACATTTAAGTCGGGTGAGAAATTAGATTTAGCGGATGTGGCTGAAGAGCAAATGCGCATGCTTTACAAAGAAAGCGATGGCGTCATTTTCATGGATGAAAAAACATTCGAACAAATTAAAATTCCTTTAGAGAGCATCGGTGAAACAATTCAGTGGCTCATGGATGATCATCTTTACGAAGTGATCTTCTACAACGGCAATCCGGTCAACGTTGAGCCTCCAACTTTCATGGACATGGTCATCACCGAAACATCGCCTGGCGTTCGCGGAGACACAGCTTCTGGCCGCGTCATGAAGCCTGCCATTTTAGAAAGCGGTGCAAAAGTTCAGGTGCCTATTTTCGTTGACCAAGGTGAAAAAATTAAGGTTGATACTCGTACTGGCGAATATGTCTCTCGCGTATCCGAGTAA
- the epmA gene encoding EF-P lysine aminoacylase EpmA has translation MALPSPKIARLHDRAFMLHKAREFFAKRHVLEVDCPSLSVRAAIDAHIDLIPATYHGTARCYLHSSPEYGMKRLLAEGMGDCYQLSHVFRDGELSHKHNPEFTMAEWYRLGFSLEKMIAETVDFIRLFTGNLPYQIISYRELFLKETGIDYSKATEQELFAYIQANNIPFYASIQEEGKDALLNLILGTTIEPTLGQDELSVLAYYPASQAALACKQWHGTEQVAERFEIYYKGVELANGYHELTDSSEQKARFIDSNAARQTLGKVPLPIDDNFLHALEKGLPDCCGVAVGFDRLMMLRHPGTQISDVIAWGWEEA, from the coding sequence ATGGCCTTGCCCTCCCCCAAAATAGCGCGACTACATGATCGCGCTTTTATGCTTCACAAAGCCCGTGAATTTTTCGCGAAGCGCCATGTCTTAGAAGTCGATTGCCCAAGCTTAAGTGTGCGTGCAGCCATCGATGCCCATATCGACTTAATTCCAGCCACCTATCACGGCACAGCTCGCTGCTACCTTCACTCTTCTCCAGAATACGGCATGAAAAGGCTTTTGGCGGAAGGAATGGGAGATTGCTATCAACTTTCACACGTTTTTCGCGATGGTGAACTGAGTCACAAGCATAATCCCGAGTTTACCATGGCAGAGTGGTACCGCTTGGGCTTTAGTTTGGAAAAGATGATCGCTGAAACGGTCGATTTCATCCGTTTGTTTACGGGCAATCTACCCTACCAGATCATCTCTTACCGAGAGCTCTTTTTAAAAGAGACGGGAATTGACTATTCTAAGGCAACAGAACAAGAACTCTTTGCCTATATCCAAGCCAATAATATTCCCTTTTATGCGTCAATTCAAGAGGAAGGCAAAGATGCACTACTCAATCTAATCCTCGGAACAACAATTGAGCCAACCCTTGGTCAAGACGAACTCTCGGTACTGGCCTATTATCCTGCAAGCCAAGCAGCACTTGCCTGCAAGCAGTGGCATGGAACAGAGCAAGTCGCAGAACGCTTTGAAATCTACTATAAAGGCGTTGAATTGGCCAATGGGTACCATGAACTGACCGACTCAAGTGAGCAAAAAGCGCGCTTTATTGATTCGAATGCAGCAAGGCAAACCCTTGGAAAGGTACCCCTTCCAATCGATGACAACTTTTTACATGCTCTAGAAAAGGGGCTCCCCGACTGCTGCGGCGTAGCCGTCGGCTTCGACCGCCTCATGATGCTGCGCCATCCAGGTACTCAAATTTCCGATGTCATCGCTTGGGGATGGGAAGAAGCCTAA